One window of Chryseobacterium indologenes genomic DNA carries:
- the lipB gene encoding lipoyl(octanoyl) transferase LipB, translating to MNTNQNKSVEFEDLGVKEYQPAWDYQEQLMKNIIDTKIKNRDLPAEQHTTTPNHLLFVEHPHVYTLGKSGHEENMLAGFDKLKEIDATFVKVNRGGDITYHGYGQVVGYPILDLENFFTDIHLYMRNLEEVIIRTIAEYGIKGERSPGETGVWLDVGKPYARKMCAMGVKASRWVTLHGFALNVNTDMRYFEYIIPCGIKDKQVTSLKRELERELTPEEMEELKAKIRKHFADVFQAELIYK from the coding sequence ATGAATACAAATCAAAATAAATCAGTAGAATTTGAAGATTTAGGGGTCAAAGAATATCAGCCAGCCTGGGATTATCAGGAGCAGCTGATGAAAAATATCATTGATACCAAGATAAAAAACAGAGATCTTCCTGCAGAACAGCATACAACCACTCCCAACCACCTTCTTTTTGTAGAGCATCCTCATGTGTATACTTTAGGAAAAAGCGGACACGAAGAAAATATGCTTGCCGGCTTTGATAAACTGAAAGAGATTGATGCCACTTTCGTAAAGGTAAACCGTGGCGGAGATATTACTTATCACGGTTACGGACAGGTTGTAGGCTATCCTATCCTGGATCTTGAGAACTTTTTTACAGACATTCATTTATACATGAGAAATCTGGAAGAAGTAATCATCAGAACGATTGCAGAATACGGCATTAAAGGTGAGCGCTCTCCGGGAGAAACAGGAGTATGGCTGGATGTAGGGAAACCTTATGCCAGAAAAATGTGTGCGATGGGTGTAAAAGCTTCAAGATGGGTAACTCTTCATGGTTTCGCATTGAATGTAAATACGGATATGCGTTATTTTGAATACATCATTCCATGTGGTATCAAAGATAAGCAGGTGACTTCTCTGAAAAGAGAACTTGAAAGAGAGCTTACTCCGGAAGAAATGGAAGAACTGAAAGCAAAGATCAGAAAACATTTTGCAGACGTTTTCCAGGCAGAACTCATTTACAAATAG
- the trpA gene encoding tryptophan synthase subunit alpha has translation MKKLNIYFTAGIPQLEDTADIIKLIQDSGADMIEIGMPYSDPVADGPVIQKAHELALQNGMTIEKLLSQLKAIKDEIRIPIILMGYINPVLSFGFERFCAACSESGVSGLILPDLPPIEFEKNYQSVLKQYNLNFTFLVTPETSDERMMYLDSLSSGFLYAVSSSSTTGNENAVLKNENYLSRVASLPLKNPVMIGFGIKSKEDFENVTEKADGGIIGTAFVNILLQDRDWKKSAIDFIHSIKG, from the coding sequence ATGAAAAAACTAAATATATACTTCACCGCAGGAATTCCACAACTGGAAGATACTGCTGATATTATAAAACTGATTCAGGATTCCGGAGCAGATATGATCGAGATCGGAATGCCTTATTCTGATCCTGTGGCGGACGGACCGGTGATTCAGAAGGCTCATGAACTGGCTTTACAAAACGGAATGACGATTGAAAAGTTACTATCTCAGTTAAAAGCCATCAAAGACGAAATCAGAATTCCCATTATCCTTATGGGTTATATCAATCCTGTTTTGAGTTTTGGATTTGAGAGATTCTGTGCAGCATGTTCGGAAAGCGGTGTTTCAGGGTTGATTCTTCCGGATCTTCCTCCTATTGAGTTTGAGAAAAATTATCAGTCTGTTTTAAAGCAGTACAATCTTAACTTTACTTTTCTGGTGACTCCGGAAACCTCTGATGAAAGAATGATGTATCTTGATTCTCTAAGTTCAGGTTTTCTGTATGCAGTAAGCTCTTCCTCTACAACGGGTAATGAAAATGCGGTTTTAAAAAATGAAAACTACCTTTCCAGGGTAGCTTCCCTCCCACTCAAAAATCCTGTGATGATCGGATTTGGAATTAAATCGAAAGAGGATTTTGAAAATGTAACGGAAAAAGCGGATGGCGGTATCATAGGAACAGCCTTTGTGAATATTCTGCTTCAGGATAGAGACTGGAAGAAAAGTGCCATAGATTTTATCCATTCCATAAAAGGGTAA
- the trpB gene encoding tryptophan synthase subunit beta: MNYKNPDENGYYGEFGGAFIPEMLYPNVEELQKNYLEIIESEDFQAEYQDLLKNYVGRATPLYFAKNLSQKYQTQIYLKREDLNHTGAHKINNALGQVLLAKRLGKTRIIAETGAGQHGVATATACALLGLECIVYMGEIDIQRQAPNVARMKMLGAEVVPATSGSKTLKDAVNEALRDWINNPQTTHYVIGSVVGPHPFPDLVARFQSIISKEIKEQLQEKIGRENPDYVIACVGGGSNAAGTFYHFVEEKEVKIIAAEAGGLGVDSGKSAATTFLGTLGVLHGSKSLVMQTEDGQVIEPHSISAGLDYPGIGPFHAHLFKEKRAEFFSINDDEALKCAFELTKLEGIIPALESSHALAVLDKKKFNENDVVVICLSGRGDKDMETYLKNL, from the coding sequence ATGAATTATAAAAACCCCGATGAAAACGGATATTATGGAGAGTTTGGAGGTGCTTTTATCCCCGAAATGCTCTATCCTAATGTAGAAGAATTGCAAAAAAACTATCTTGAAATTATAGAATCTGAAGATTTTCAGGCTGAGTATCAGGATTTGCTGAAAAATTATGTAGGCCGTGCTACTCCTTTATATTTTGCTAAAAACCTAAGTCAGAAATACCAGACTCAGATTTATTTAAAACGGGAAGACCTCAACCATACCGGAGCTCATAAGATCAATAACGCTCTGGGACAGGTTCTGTTAGCAAAACGTCTTGGAAAAACCAGAATTATTGCTGAAACCGGAGCCGGACAGCATGGTGTTGCCACCGCTACAGCGTGCGCTTTGCTTGGTTTGGAATGTATTGTTTACATGGGAGAAATTGATATCCAGAGACAAGCCCCGAATGTTGCAAGAATGAAAATGCTGGGTGCTGAAGTTGTGCCAGCCACTTCAGGATCAAAAACACTTAAAGATGCAGTGAATGAAGCGTTAAGAGACTGGATCAACAATCCTCAGACAACTCATTATGTGATTGGAAGCGTGGTAGGTCCTCATCCATTTCCGGATCTTGTGGCAAGATTTCAAAGCATTATTTCAAAAGAAATCAAAGAGCAGCTTCAAGAGAAAATCGGAAGAGAAAATCCTGATTATGTGATTGCCTGTGTAGGGGGTGGAAGTAATGCGGCAGGGACTTTTTATCATTTTGTAGAGGAAAAAGAAGTAAAAATCATTGCTGCAGAAGCAGGAGGATTGGGGGTAGATTCAGGAAAATCTGCGGCAACTACTTTCCTAGGAACTCTTGGAGTACTTCACGGAAGTAAAAGCCTTGTGATGCAAACAGAAGACGGCCAGGTCATTGAACCCCATTCTATCTCTGCAGGATTGGATTATCCGGGGATCGGGCCTTTTCATGCGCATTTATTTAAAGAAAAACGTGCTGAATTCTTTAGTATTAATGATGATGAAGCTTTGAAATGTGCTTTCGAGCTGACCAAACTGGAAGGAATCATTCCGGCATTGGAAAGCTCTCACGCGCTGGCTGTTCTGGACAAGAAGAAATTTAATGAAAATGATGTTGTTGTCATTTGTCTGAGTGGCCGTGGAGATAAGGATATGGAAACGTATCTGAAGAATTTATAA
- a CDS encoding GNAT family N-acetyltransferase has protein sequence MKYQVKETKDLTENEIEHILQLWDISAWNSMKSAYFRTFFKDSEFHFILDTDENILALMRVNFDFTLKIAGTDYSFAEAVGLVSAHKKKGYGAALVRHFKENVIQRNLDTIGFCHSDLRLFYEKCSIEILHDKAKMIKESIGSEWINSEDDDILIFNASKETKELLNQLSAQNNAYLITKE, from the coding sequence ATGAAATATCAAGTAAAGGAGACGAAAGATTTAACGGAAAATGAGATAGAACATATCTTACAGCTTTGGGATATTTCTGCCTGGAACAGCATGAAGTCTGCTTATTTCCGGACTTTTTTCAAAGATTCTGAATTTCATTTTATACTGGATACCGATGAAAATATTCTGGCATTGATGCGTGTCAATTTTGATTTTACGTTAAAAATAGCCGGCACTGATTATTCTTTTGCGGAAGCTGTAGGACTTGTTTCTGCTCATAAAAAGAAAGGGTATGGAGCTGCTTTAGTTCGTCATTTCAAAGAAAATGTTATTCAGAGAAATTTGGATACTATTGGTTTCTGCCATTCGGATCTCCGCCTTTTTTATGAAAAGTGTTCAATTGAAATTCTTCATGACAAAGCTAAAATGATCAAAGAAAGTATCGGATCGGAATGGATTAACTCTGAAGACGATGATATTTTGATTTTTAATGCATCAAAGGAAACCAAAGAACTGCTTAATCAGCTAAGCGCACAGAATAATGCTTATTTAATTACTAAAGAATAA
- a CDS encoding phosphoribosylanthranilate isomerase, whose translation MNLQPISTPKLKVCGLTQLSQIQELMAMNVDFLGFIFYEKSPRYVLNHLNLEEISAINHQGKTGVFVNEKAEVILQIVQKAGLNFVQLHGDESYRFIAGLRQKLDPEVKIIKVIRIGNNDSATKNKILQTFSQQSETCNLSPITYYLFDTDGKAFGGTGKQFDWTLLNDLKIPLPYFLSGGISEENIGDIEDLQQQPFALDINSKFEIEPGNKNIDRIKKFKNLYQ comes from the coding sequence ATGAACCTGCAACCTATCAGCACTCCCAAACTCAAAGTATGTGGCTTAACGCAATTAAGCCAGATTCAAGAGCTGATGGCAATGAACGTAGATTTTCTTGGCTTTATCTTTTATGAAAAATCACCGAGATATGTTTTGAATCATCTGAACCTGGAAGAAATCTCTGCCATTAATCATCAGGGAAAAACTGGTGTTTTTGTAAACGAAAAAGCAGAGGTCATTCTACAGATTGTTCAAAAAGCAGGATTGAATTTTGTACAGCTTCATGGCGACGAAAGTTATCGTTTCATTGCTGGATTAAGACAAAAACTGGATCCCGAAGTCAAGATCATTAAAGTGATAAGGATAGGAAACAATGATTCAGCAACCAAAAATAAAATACTGCAAACTTTCAGTCAGCAATCTGAAACCTGCAACCTGTCACCTATCACCTATTATTTGTTTGATACAGACGGGAAAGCATTCGGTGGCACGGGAAAACAGTTTGACTGGACTTTGCTGAACGATCTTAAGATTCCACTGCCCTACTTTTTAAGTGGTGGTATTTCAGAAGAAAATATTGGAGATATTGAAGATTTACAACAGCAGCCTTTTGCTTTAGATATCAATTCAAAATTTGAAATAGAGCCTGGAAATAAAAATATTGACCGGATAAAAAAGTTTAAAAACCTATATCAATAA
- the trpC gene encoding indole-3-glycerol phosphate synthase TrpC — MTILDKIIERKKEEVAGAKSRISLDRLKSTAFFGRKTHSLKESIKNKSGIIAEFKRQSPSKGIINNNVEPLEVVSAYENFGASGISILTDHDFFGGNLNDIVSVRNDINIPILRKDFMIDEYQFYEAKSIGADVILLIASCLSSAQVEEFTDLAHKLKMEVLLEIHTEDELKHCNSKIDLVGINNRNLKDFKVDLQHSVQLKNLLPKEVLSVAESGIYNLEDFQFLKEKGFDGFLMGEYFMKNTNPAKAFEDFSVQI; from the coding sequence ATGACCATACTTGATAAAATTATTGAACGAAAAAAAGAGGAAGTTGCCGGGGCAAAATCACGCATATCTCTTGACCGGTTAAAGAGCACAGCCTTTTTTGGAAGGAAAACCCATTCTCTGAAAGAATCCATCAAAAATAAAAGCGGAATTATCGCTGAATTTAAAAGACAATCTCCTTCAAAAGGAATCATAAACAATAATGTAGAACCTTTAGAAGTGGTTTCAGCATACGAAAATTTTGGAGCCAGTGGAATTTCTATTCTGACTGATCATGATTTTTTCGGAGGAAACTTAAATGATATTGTAAGTGTAAGAAATGATATTAACATTCCGATTCTGAGAAAAGATTTCATGATTGATGAATACCAGTTTTATGAAGCTAAAAGTATTGGTGCTGATGTCATTTTACTGATCGCTTCCTGTCTTTCATCCGCTCAGGTAGAAGAATTTACAGATCTTGCCCATAAACTGAAAATGGAAGTTTTACTGGAAATTCATACGGAAGATGAACTGAAACATTGTAATTCAAAAATTGATCTTGTAGGAATCAACAACAGAAATCTTAAAGACTTCAAAGTGGATCTGCAACATTCTGTTCAGCTGAAAAACCTGCTTCCAAAAGAAGTTTTATCTGTAGCGGAAAGCGGTATTTATAACCTTGAAGATTTTCAGTTTTTAAAAGAAAAAGGATTTGACGGCTTCCTGATGGGAGAATATTTTATGAAAAATACAAATCCGGCTAAAGCATTTGAAGACTTTTCAGTACAAATTTAA
- the trpD gene encoding anthranilate phosphoribosyltransferase — MKEILQYLFNHNTLSKSEAKATMIEIAQNKFNSAEVTAFISVFLMRNITLKEVEGFREALLQMAVPADIDASDAIDIVGTGGDGKDTINISTLASFVVAGAGQKVTKHGNYGASTITGSSNVLEELGYQFKNSSEQLNEDLERANICFLHAPYFHPALQSVGLLRKSLGLRTFFNLLGPLVNPAKPKYSMIGVYNLEIARIYQYLLQKEEREFILVHGLDGYDEISLTDDSKIITKNGEEIYSAEDLGFNPVTLEDIKAGSSVQETAKIFMNILEGNGTEQQNSVILANASVALYNTHQFGTYNDCLLLAQESLQSGKALKSFNLLIN, encoded by the coding sequence ATGAAAGAAATACTGCAATACCTGTTCAACCATAATACACTTTCAAAATCAGAAGCTAAGGCTACCATGATTGAAATTGCACAGAATAAGTTCAATTCCGCAGAAGTTACTGCATTTATCAGTGTTTTCCTGATGAGAAATATTACTCTGAAGGAAGTGGAAGGCTTCAGAGAGGCTCTGCTGCAGATGGCTGTTCCTGCAGATATAGATGCCAGTGACGCCATTGACATTGTGGGAACGGGAGGCGACGGAAAAGACACTATCAATATCTCAACATTAGCCAGCTTTGTGGTGGCCGGAGCCGGGCAGAAGGTAACCAAGCATGGAAATTACGGAGCTTCCACTATCACAGGCTCATCCAATGTACTGGAAGAATTGGGCTATCAGTTCAAAAACAGTTCGGAACAATTGAATGAAGACCTTGAAAGAGCCAATATCTGCTTTTTACATGCTCCTTATTTTCATCCCGCGCTTCAATCTGTTGGATTATTGAGAAAATCTTTGGGATTAAGAACATTTTTTAACCTTTTGGGACCATTAGTTAATCCTGCAAAACCCAAATATTCAATGATTGGGGTATACAATCTGGAAATTGCAAGAATTTATCAGTACCTCCTTCAAAAAGAGGAACGTGAGTTTATTCTGGTACATGGCCTTGACGGATATGATGAAATAAGTCTTACCGACGACAGCAAAATCATAACAAAAAACGGAGAAGAAATTTATTCTGCTGAAGATTTAGGTTTCAATCCGGTAACGCTGGAAGATATTAAAGCTGGCAGCTCTGTTCAGGAAACGGCAAAAATATTTATGAATATCCTGGAAGGAAACGGTACGGAACAACAAAATTCTGTGATTCTGGCCAATGCTTCAGTAGCGCTGTACAATACTCACCAATTTGGAACATATAATGATTGTCTTCTTTTAGCTCAGGAAAGTCTGCAAAGTGGAAAAGCGTTGAAAAGTTTTAATCTTTTAATTAATTAG
- a CDS encoding anthranilate synthase component II: MNNNINTQQPLKVLVFDNYDSFTYNLVQIIERILNQRVDVVRNDEITLEEIGKYDKIILSPGPGIPEEAGILLDLIKEYAPKKSILGVCLGQQAIAEAFGGNLINLAEIFHGVATTTELVKENTKLFKDLHSGLEVGRYHSWAVNPEGFPEELEITAVDKDGMIMALQHKTYDVHGVQFHPESILTPEGEVIIKNFLLS, encoded by the coding sequence ATGAACAACAATATAAACACGCAGCAGCCCCTTAAAGTTCTCGTATTTGATAACTACGACAGCTTCACTTATAACCTGGTCCAGATTATTGAAAGAATTCTGAATCAAAGAGTGGATGTGGTAAGAAATGATGAAATTACTCTGGAAGAAATTGGAAAGTATGACAAGATCATTCTCTCTCCAGGTCCTGGAATTCCTGAGGAAGCAGGCATTTTATTAGACCTTATTAAAGAATATGCCCCTAAAAAAAGTATCCTGGGAGTATGTCTCGGACAGCAGGCTATTGCTGAAGCTTTCGGAGGAAATCTTATTAACCTGGCTGAAATTTTCCACGGAGTAGCAACCACGACTGAATTGGTAAAAGAAAATACTAAATTATTCAAAGATTTGCATTCCGGATTAGAAGTAGGCAGATACCACAGCTGGGCAGTAAATCCTGAAGGTTTCCCGGAGGAACTGGAAATCACAGCTGTAGATAAAGACGGAATGATCATGGCTTTACAGCACAAAACCTATGATGTACACGGAGTACAGTTCCATCCTGAGAGTATTTTAACACCCGAAGGAGAAGTAATCATTAAAAACTTTCTTTTATCGTGA
- a CDS encoding anthranilate synthase component I family protein — MHTDTIKIKTVSKKILGDLHTPMNIYLKIRDKFRDTILLESSDSKSIDNNFSFIAVNAIAGIEVKNLNEYEIKLPASAPVKQFMMERNITDIFEEFRKIFKCEETNDPIEQTAQSLFGYTSFEAVQFFEKINLKAQSKEVEIPVLRYRLYQYVIAINHFNDEMYIIENSIDGVKSEFHLLENLIKNQNTPVYPFEKTDEETSNITDEEYRELVKTAQKHCMRGDVFQLVLSRRFEQKFKGDEFNVYRALRNINPSPYLFYFDYGNYKLFGSSPESQLIIKDNKAIIHPIAGTSKRTGNFETDLQAIEELKADPKENAEHTMLVDLARNDLGKLGKNVTVTKLKEIQLFSHVIHMVSEVTADVSTDINPLEMVSATFPQGTLSGAPKHKALQLINQYEKDSRGYYGGCIGMIGLNGTCNQAIMIRTFLSKNNTLFYQAGAGIVAKSVPENELQEVNNKLNALKKAVEKAEKIVEK, encoded by the coding sequence ATGCATACTGATACAATTAAAATAAAAACTGTTTCGAAAAAAATACTGGGAGATCTTCACACGCCCATGAATATTTATCTTAAAATCAGAGATAAATTCCGCGATACCATTCTTCTGGAAAGCTCGGATTCAAAAAGTATTGATAACAACTTTTCCTTCATCGCTGTAAATGCCATTGCAGGAATTGAAGTAAAAAACCTCAACGAATATGAAATCAAGCTTCCTGCTTCTGCTCCTGTAAAGCAATTCATGATGGAACGCAATATCACAGATATATTTGAAGAATTCAGGAAAATTTTTAAATGTGAAGAAACCAACGATCCTATAGAACAAACCGCCCAGAGCCTTTTTGGATATACAAGCTTTGAAGCGGTACAGTTTTTCGAAAAGATCAATCTTAAAGCACAAAGTAAGGAAGTTGAAATTCCTGTTCTGAGATACAGATTATATCAATATGTAATTGCGATCAATCATTTCAACGATGAAATGTATATCATTGAAAATTCTATTGACGGCGTAAAATCCGAGTTTCATCTGTTGGAAAACCTTATTAAAAATCAGAATACTCCGGTGTATCCTTTCGAAAAAACAGATGAGGAAACGTCTAATATTACTGATGAAGAGTATAGAGAGTTGGTAAAAACAGCCCAGAAACACTGTATGCGTGGCGATGTCTTCCAACTTGTTCTGAGCAGAAGGTTTGAACAGAAATTCAAGGGAGATGAATTCAATGTATACCGTGCTTTAAGAAATATCAACCCTTCTCCGTATCTTTTCTATTTTGATTACGGAAATTATAAATTATTCGGATCTAGTCCTGAAAGCCAATTAATTATAAAAGACAATAAAGCAATCATCCACCCGATTGCCGGAACATCTAAAAGAACAGGAAACTTTGAGACTGATCTTCAGGCTATTGAAGAATTAAAAGCTGATCCTAAAGAAAATGCAGAACATACCATGCTGGTGGACCTGGCAAGAAATGATCTTGGAAAACTCGGAAAAAATGTAACGGTGACCAAGCTTAAAGAAATTCAGCTATTCTCTCACGTTATTCATATGGTAAGTGAAGTAACAGCCGATGTTTCCACAGATATCAACCCTCTTGAAATGGTATCTGCAACCTTCCCTCAGGGCACACTGAGTGGAGCTCCGAAACATAAAGCGCTTCAACTTATTAATCAATACGAAAAAGACTCCCGCGGGTATTATGGTGGCTGTATAGGAATGATCGGATTGAACGGAACCTGCAACCAGGCCATCATGATCAGAACTTTCTTAAGTAAAAACAATACACTCTTTTATCAGGCTGGTGCCGGTATTGTGGCAAAATCGGTTCCGGAAAATGAACTGCAGGAAGTCAATAACAAGCTGAATGCACTGAAAAAAGCAGTGGAAAAAGCAGAAAAAATAGTTGAAAAATAA
- a CDS encoding cupin domain-containing protein, which yields MIKKNLLGTAFFALLSSLLLSCDNSSNEPQSEYSDKIESVTLLKTTKSWDGTVYPAYPTTQPEISVLKIAVPPNKALHWHKHPVINAAYVEKGEIQIERKEDGKTQWIRKGQVLPEMVNTGHRGKTGDKGATLIVFYSGTPDIPLSEPVK from the coding sequence ATGATTAAAAAAAATCTATTGGGTACAGCTTTCTTTGCTCTACTCTCTTCCCTGCTTCTTTCCTGTGATAATTCATCGAACGAGCCACAATCAGAATATTCTGATAAAATTGAATCTGTAACGCTTTTAAAAACTACAAAGTCCTGGGATGGAACTGTGTATCCGGCTTATCCCACAACACAGCCTGAAATATCGGTTCTGAAAATTGCTGTTCCTCCCAACAAAGCTCTGCACTGGCATAAACACCCTGTCATTAATGCTGCGTATGTAGAAAAAGGAGAAATCCAGATCGAAAGAAAGGAAGATGGCAAAACACAATGGATAAGAAAAGGTCAGGTTCTTCCTGAAATGGTTAATACCGGCCACAGAGGAAAAACCGGAGATAAAGGGGCAACGCTGATTGTTTTCTATAGTGGAACTCCTGATATTCCTTTGTCTGAACCCGTAAAATAG
- a CDS encoding c-type cytochrome, translated as MKKILLAGTLGLLIISCSKKENTAEVAPSSETTAVSEPAKSNLSGDQIMETLDCSGCHAVNERMIGPSYKEIAGKYSEKDTELLASKIIEGGSGVWGSVPMAAHPQVSKEDAKKMVEYILSQKK; from the coding sequence ATGAAAAAAATACTTTTGGCAGGAACACTCGGCCTTCTGATCATTTCCTGTTCTAAAAAAGAAAATACAGCAGAAGTGGCTCCTTCTTCTGAGACAACAGCTGTTTCAGAACCGGCTAAATCTAATCTTTCAGGTGACCAGATCATGGAAACATTGGATTGCTCAGGATGTCACGCTGTGAATGAGAGAATGATAGGACCTTCTTATAAGGAAATTGCAGGGAAGTACTCTGAAAAGGATACAGAATTGTTGGCTTCCAAAATTATAGAAGGCGGAAGTGGAGTATGGGGAAGTGTGCCTATGGCTGCCCATCCACAGGTATCTAAAGAAGATGCCAAAAAAATGGTGGAATATATTTTAAGTCAGAAGAAATAA
- the rlmF gene encoding 23S rRNA (adenine(1618)-N(6))-methyltransferase RlmF codes for MSAEKSSLHTRNLHRNPYDFDELISCVPELKHFVFVNAYQTVTINFSIPKAVKLLNKALLLHFYHIKGWDIPDTNLCPPIPGRADYVHYIADLLAEQLDQIPTGNSVKGLDIGTGANLVYPLISHRSYGWEMLGTDINQDSLANAQNILDQNEDLMSVIQLKSQPDADHIFTNIINPDDRFTFTMCNPPFHDSEDSAMKGNIRKTKNLNKSKKAKPVLNFSGRQSELWCEGGELAFITKMIHESALFSSQVLWFTCLVSKKDNLNKLNNLLKKVNVVEVKTIDMAQGQKVSRMLAWTFIPQKDRKAWFI; via the coding sequence ATGTCTGCTGAAAAATCCAGTCTGCACACAAGAAATCTGCATCGCAATCCCTATGATTTTGATGAGCTTATTTCTTGTGTGCCGGAACTGAAACACTTTGTTTTCGTTAATGCTTATCAGACGGTAACCATTAATTTCAGCATTCCAAAAGCGGTGAAACTGCTCAATAAAGCCTTACTCTTACATTTTTATCATATTAAAGGCTGGGATATTCCCGATACCAATCTTTGTCCTCCAATTCCCGGAAGGGCAGATTATGTACATTATATTGCTGATCTTTTAGCTGAACAGCTGGACCAAATTCCGACAGGAAATTCTGTAAAAGGATTGGATATAGGAACAGGAGCTAATCTTGTGTATCCTTTAATCAGCCACAGATCTTATGGCTGGGAAATGCTGGGAACAGATATCAATCAGGATTCTTTGGCCAATGCTCAAAATATTCTGGATCAAAATGAAGACCTTATGTCTGTTATTCAGTTGAAAAGTCAGCCTGATGCTGATCATATCTTTACCAATATCATTAATCCTGATGACAGGTTTACCTTCACCATGTGTAACCCTCCTTTTCATGATTCTGAAGATTCTGCAATGAAAGGAAATATTAGGAAAACAAAAAATCTTAATAAATCAAAGAAAGCCAAACCTGTTCTTAACTTTAGCGGTCGGCAGTCTGAGCTTTGGTGTGAAGGAGGCGAACTGGCTTTTATTACAAAGATGATTCATGAAAGTGCATTATTTTCATCACAGGTTCTTTGGTTCACGTGTCTGGTTTCCAAAAAAGACAACCTCAATAAGCTCAACAATCTTTTAAAGAAAGTAAACGTTGTGGAGGTGAAAACCATTGACATGGCTCAGGGACAAAAGGTAAGCAGAATGCTGGCCTGGACGTTTATTCCTCAAAAAGATCGAAAAGCCTGGTTTATTTAA